In Sphaeramia orbicularis chromosome 12, fSphaOr1.1, whole genome shotgun sequence, the following proteins share a genomic window:
- the f2rl1.1 gene encoding proteinase-activated receptor 2 translates to MASRTTRIHLLLFFLLCFLQTCRSEKDVKGFTGPETEEGVSLYLQAKEVLNSRLTTVFLPVIYIIVFVVGLPANAMAIWVFLFRIKKKHPSSIFMANLALADLLFVIWVPLKIAYHFNGNDWIYGESLCKVLVAFFYGNMYCSIAFITCISVQRYWAVVHPLTQVQRENCIAITVSVTVWVVVWLLTTPLYLYEQEVKVTNLGIFTCHDVTRPSQKEIAAGYFLTMGTLGFVVPTIVCIISYVLMLKSLWSNMTDSSIAKKRRKAVVLIITVLVMFLLCFTPSNIMLLVHYILLLREVNNNLYGFYITTLCLASLNSCIDPFIYYFISEDFRDHVKNTFLCRSERTVQRMRVSFSALKFSKKSNTYTSDSAKTNSTDC, encoded by the exons ATGGCGTCCAGAACAACACGGATtcaccttcttcttttttttcttctgtgtttcctgcAGACCTGCCGATCCGAAAAAG ATGTTAAAGGCTTCACAGGCCCAGAGACCGAAGAAGGAGTGTCGCTCTATCTCCAAGCTAAAGAAGTCCTGAACAGCCGTCTTACCACAGTGTTCCTCCCAGTCATCTACATCATTGTGTTTGTGGTGGGGCTGCCCGCTAACGCCATGGCTATCTGGGTATTTCTCTTCAGGATCAAGAAGAAGCACCCGTCTTCGATCTTCATGGCCAACCTGGCTCTCGCTGACCTCCTCTTCGTCATCTGGGTGCCCCTGAAAATAGCTTACCACTTCAACGGCAACGATTGGATCTATGGAGAAAGTTTGTGCAAAGTTCTGGTGGCGTTTTTCTACGGCAACATGTACTGCTCTATCGCCTTTATCACCTGTATTAGCGTTCAGAGGTACTGGGCTGTCGTTCATCCGCTCACCCAGGTACAGAGGGAGAACTGTATAGCAATCACTGTCTCCGTCACAGTCTGGGTTGTGGTCTGGCTTCTTACAACCCCCCTTTACCTCTACGAACAAGAGGTCAAAGTCACAAATCTTGGCATCTTCACCTGCCACGATGTCACCAGGCCAAGTCAGAAGGAAATAGCAGCAGGTTACTTCTTGACAATGGGAAcactgggatttgttgtgccaACCATCGTGTGCATCATATCCTACGTCCTCATGCTCAAGTCGCTCTGGAGCAACATGACGGATTCTTCCATTGCTAAGAAGCGAAGGAAGGCCGTGGTCCTGATCATCACCGTCCTGGTCATGTTCTTACTGTGTTTCACCCCCAGTAACATCATGCTCCTGGTCCACTACATCCTGCTTTTGCGTGAGGTCAACAATAACTTGTACGGATTCTATATCACCACCCTGTGCTTGGCCAGTCTGAACAGTTGTATCGACCCTTTTATTTACTACTTCATCTCAGAGGACTTCAGAGACCACGTGAAGAACACTTTCCTCTGTCGGAGTGAGAGAACAGTGCAGAGGATGAGGGTCTCCTTCAGCGCTCTGAAATTCTCCAAGAAGAGCAACACGTATACCTCTGATTCAGCTAAAACGAACAGCACTGACTGCTAG
- the LOC115430572 gene encoding proteinase-activated receptor 1-like, whose protein sequence is MDSKSFLLLLVFACTATAAFKNNSVGARSFAYTNHLVTDEPLDLDYLLGEGAAKMNHSEGGGMRNKTYTLMQNISEEALLFLTGPVSTILIPSCYTLVCLISVPINICAVMAFAQRIRPKKPAAIYMLNLACADLIFALLLPFKISYHFAGNNWIFGPIMCRVVTAAFYWNMYSSVLLVTCISVDRLLAVVYPIDSLVWRRPRNAIIACVTMWILSFAGSVPLVLSNQTVYLNQLDITTCHDVQLLDDLKWHYKIYFITICSVLFFLPLLITVVSYTRVIWALSRVPHGVPGRSRRKTRAVVMALTVLVMFVLCFMPTNTALLVHYLQFNEGVQNSEEAPNGSYALYLVFLCLGSLNCCLDPMVYYFGSSQCQRQLSSVLRCEKSLVSSISHSSSDSYRSNSRTVLKSSCRTESTKINPPVSENDSFQTNLNSQYKKLLV, encoded by the exons ATGGATTCGAAAAGTTTCCTCCTGCTTCTGGTGTTTGCCTGCACTGCCACTGCTGCGTTCAAGAACA ACAGCGTGGGTGCGAGGAGTTTTGCCTACACAAACCATTTAGTCACAGATGAACCTCTAGACCTGGATTACCTTTTAGGAGAAGGAGCTGCCAAAATGAATCATTCTGAAGGTGGAGGCATGCGTAATAAAACCTATACCCTCATGCAGAATATCTCAGAAGAGGCCCTGCTGTTTCTCACGGGGCCTGTGTCCACTATCCTCATACCTTCTTGCTACACACTGGTCTGCCTCATCAGTGTGCCCATCAACATCTGCGCAGTGATGGCCTTCGCTCAGAGGATCCGGCCTAAGAAACCAGCAGCCATCTACATGCTGAACCTGGCTTGTGCTGACCTGATCTTTGCCCTGCTGCTGCCATTCAAGATCTCTTACCACTTTGCTGGTAACAACTGGATATTCGGCCCCATCATGTGCCGTGTGGTGACCGCAGCGTTTTATTGGAACATGTACAGCTCTGTTCTGCTCGTAACCTGCATCAGTGTGGACCGGCTTCTCGCTGTGGTTTATCCTATAGACTCTCTGGTCTGGAGGAGACCAAGAAATGCAATCATAGCATGTGTCACCATGTGGATACTGTCCTTTGCTGGGTCTGTGCCTCTCGTTCTCTCCAACCAGACTGTTTACTTAAATCAGTTGGACATCACAACCTGCCATGATGTTCAGCTGTTAGATGATCTAAAGTGGCACTATAAGATTTACTTCATCACCATCTGCTCTGTCCTCTTCTTCCTGCCTCTGCTCATCACTGTGGTGTCCTACACTCGTGTGATCTGGGCGCTTAGCAGAGTCCCTCACGGCGTGCCAGGACGTTCACGCAGAAAGACGAGGGCAGTGGTGATGGCTTTAACAGTGCTTGTGATGTTTGTGCTGTGTTTCATGCCTACAAACACTGCCCTCCTGGTGCACTACCTGCAGTTCAATGAGGGAGTCCAAAACAGCGAAGAGGCCCCGAATGGCTCCTACGCCCTGtatcttgtgtttttgtgtctgggGAGTCTCAACTGCTGTCTGGATCCCATGGTCTACTACTTCGGGTCGTCTCAGTGCCAGAGACAACTATCCAGTGTGCTGAGATGTGAGAAGAGTTTAGTCTCTAGCATCAGTCATTCCTCAAGTGATTCATACAGATCCAACAGCCGGACTGTCCTGAAAAGCAGCTGCCGCACAGAAAGCACCAAAATAAACCCTCCAGTCTCTGAAAATGACTCTTTCCAAACAAACCTCAACAGCCAGTACAAGAAACTACTGGTCTGA
- the ch25hl2 gene encoding cholesterol 25-hydroxylase-like protein 2, whose product MSTGRLLRTEYLSWMLDVGNVTGGLSQGSILQPAWDYLHQNHHDFLRSPLFPVVLSVSTYFFLVGLYTVLDLLAPSWPCINRYRLHPDRPVTWPNIWTTLGVTIYNHLLYVFPAAVAQWMWRPPTPLPREAPTLWGFFLGILGCMVVFDFQYYVWHLLHHRVPWLYRTFHAVHHQYNQPFSLVTQYLSGWELFSVGFWATVDPILLQCHCLTTWGFMVFNVYVSTEDHCGYDFPWAMHNLVPFGLWGGAPKHDAHHQKPGTNFAPFFSHWDRLGGTHTVPNPSSHAATGDPDEMKGKKD is encoded by the coding sequence ATGAGTACAGGCAGGTTGCTCAGAACTGAGTATTTATCCTGGATGTTGGATGTGGGCAACGTGACCGGGGGCCTGTCCCAGGGCTCAATCCTGCAGCCTGCCTGGGACTACCTCCACCAGAACCACCACGACTTCCTGAGGAGTCCTCTCTTCCCTGTGGTCCTCTCCGTCAGCACCTACTTCTTCCTGGTTGGCCTTTACACAGTGCTGGACCTGTTGGCTCCCTCCTGGCCGTGCATCAACCGCTACAGGCTCCATCCTGACAGACCTGTCACGTGGCCCAACATCTGGACTACCCTGGGAGTCACCATCTACAACCATCTGCTCTATGTCTTCCCTGCTGCAGTCGCACAGTGGATGTGGAGGCCGCCGACTCCACTGCCACGGGAAGCGCCCACTCTCTGGGGCTTCTTCCTGGGTATCCTGGGCTGCATGGTGGTCTTTGACTTTCAGTACTACGTCTGGCACCTATTGCACCACCGGGTTCCATGGTTGTACCGCACATTCCATGCCGTGCACCACCAGTACAACCAGCCCTTCAGCCTGGTCACCCAGTATCTGTCAGGGTGGGAGTTATTCAGCGTGGGATTTTGGGCCACAGTAGACCCCATCCTGCTCCAGTGCCACTGTCTCACCACATGGGGCTTCATGGTCTTCAACGTCTACGTCTCTACTGAGGACCACTGCGGCTATGACTTCCCATGGGCCATGCATAATCTGGTGCCCTTTGGCCTTTGGGGTGGCGCACCCAAGCATGATGCTCACCACCAAAAGCCCGGCACTAACTTTGCTCCATTCTTCTCTCACTGGGACCGGCTGGGAGGCACCCACACTGTGCCAAATCCCTCCAGCCATGCTGCCACGGGAGACCCAGACGAGATGAAAGGGAAGAAAGACTAA
- the f2rl1.2 gene encoding coagulation factor II (thrombin) receptor-like 1, tandem duplicate 2 — MDLARLLSLLFIFCWFSASSAGPGKGRGFFGQIDPEDSDKVIVDEDVSAALRSNLTTVFIPVVYIIVFAVGLPANCMAIWVFLFRTKKKHPSSIYMANLALADLLFVIWTPLKIAYHFNGNNWIYGEPLCKVLISFFYGNMYCSILFIACLSVQRYWVVAHPLSHQRKNNKVAVGVSVAIWAFIWLTTTPLYLYNHTAKLKEPNITTCHDVSVIKDPLNPFSSIQLPFYYFIFMGLVVFLVPCIAIVIAYIMLLRALGHSMEDSTAAKNRQKAVVLIVVVLVTFLVCFIPSNIMLVVHYSLLKDGEINNGYSFYLSTLCLASLNSCLDPFIYYFVSEDFRDHVKNTLLCRSSRTVERMRVSFSSMKYSRKSKSYVSDTGTTQSSTC; from the exons ATGGACTTAGCTCGGTTACTGTCGCTGCTGTTTATATTCTGCTGGTTTTCTGCCTCCAGTGCGGGTCCAG GAAAAGGACGTGGTTTCTTTGGCCAAATTGACCCTGAGGATTCAGATAAAGTCATTGTGGATGAGGATGTGTCTGCTGCCCTGAGGAGTAATTTAACCACAGTCTTCATACCAGTCGTCTACATCATTGTATTTGCTGTGGGATTGCCTGCCAACTGTATGGCCATCTGGGTGTTTCTGTTCAGAACAAAGAAAAAGCACCCTTCATCCATCTACATGGCCAACCTGGCCCTTGCTGACCTCCTTTTTGTTATCTGGACTCCCCTAAAGATCGCATACCACTTCAATGGCAACAACTGGATCTATGGAGAGCCGTTGTGCAAGGTTCTCATCAGCTTCTTCTACGGGAACATGTACTGCTCCATCCTCTTCATCGCCTGCCTCAGTGTGCAGCGGTACTGGGTCGTGGCCCATCCTCTGTCCCACCAAAGGAAGAACAACAAGGTGGCTGTTGGTGTCTCTGTGGCCATATGGGCTTTCATCTGGCTCACCACGACGCCTCTGTACCTGTATAACCACACCGCCAAGCTCAAGGAACCCAACATCACCACCTGCCACGATGTCAGCGTGATCAAAGATCCTCTCAATCCCTTTTCCTCCATCCAGCTCCCATTCTACTACTTCATCTTCATGGGATTGGTAGTGTTCCTTGTGCCTTGTATAGCGATTGTCATTGCTTACATCATGTTACTCAGAGCCCTGGGACACAGCATGGAGGACAGTACAGCGGCCAAGAACCGCCAGAAAGCTGTGGTGTTGATTGTGGTTGTTTTGGTCACATTTTTAGTGTGTTTCATCCCCAGTAACATCATGCTGGTGGTGCATTACTCCTTGCTGAAGGATGGGGAGATAAATAATGGTTACAGTTTCTATCTGTCTACATTATGCCTGGCCAGCCTCAACAGCTGCCTGGACCCTTTCATCTACTACTTTGTGTCTGAGGACTTCAGAGACCATGTGAAGAACACGTTGCTGTGCAGGAGCAGCAGGACAGTGGAGAGGATGAGAGTGTCTTTCAGTTCAATGAAATACTCCAGGAAGAGCAAGTCGTATGTGTCAGATACTGGGACGACGCAGAGCAGCACGTGTTAA